One window of the Triticum dicoccoides isolate Atlit2015 ecotype Zavitan chromosome 3B, WEW_v2.0, whole genome shotgun sequence genome contains the following:
- the LOC119279960 gene encoding histone-lysine N-methyltransferase family member SUVH9-like, whose product MASAPRRVPKPDPDAAPPLALAPAFPLTRELRAALRRESPLPPPPREPYPLPPPPPPPRARASPARASSPAAGTSGRKRPRGVPGAEMVRARATAQADMLEVRNMVRRARLIFEALRGRFHRNSEHHHAGRNRADMRALSAMIDGELCLYRDVRIVGPVPGVLVGDAFNYRAELLVVGLHCHTQAGIGYVPASKLDEGHPVATSIVSSGGYLDDHDNGDVLMYTGSGGRPRNGGDHLSDQEFQRGNLALVYSCKYDVEVRVIRCHDCDASPSGKLYVYDGLYKVESFAYGPGKSGHEVCQFKLVRLPGQDALGSNTWRSARDLTDALVAKIRPPGYLTMDMSKGKEAVPVPVRNTVDHDVSPLEFVYLARPEFRAPPKSVSRVHKCCIYSKTACSEMSSKCAASGCACVKRSGGGGPAYSADGTLVRGRPVVYECGARCGCPPGSCPNRVTQRGMKHRLEVFRSKETEWGVRTLDLIQPGAFLCEFTGDVLPADQSRIANADANARTGASTEEWGGIVDPRKFPPRWREWGDAPAAVLPDDGEKPPRFAQCPTPGYVIDVSTRRNFAAYISHSGAPNAFVQLVVRGDEDESYPHLMVFAMETIPPMRELSIDYGVDQ is encoded by the exons ATGGCGTCCGCTCCCCGCCGCGTCCCCAAGCCCGACCCCGACGCCGCGCCCCCGCTCGCCCTGGCTCCGGCGTTCCCGCTCACGCGCGAGCTCCGCGCCGCGCTCCGCCGGGAG TCTCCCCTGCCCCCGCCGCCACGGGAGCCGTATCCCCTGCCTCCGCCCCCTCCTCCGCCCAGAGCGCGCGCCAGCCCGGCGCGGGCCTCGTCCCCGGCCGCCGGCACCTCGGGGAGGAAGCGGCCGCGCGGGGTCCCGGGCGCGGAGATGGTGCGCGCCAGAGCCACGGCGCAGGCGGACATGCTGGAGGTGCGCAACATGGTGCGCCGCGCGCGGCTCATCTTCGAGGCGCTCCGTGGCCGCTTCCACCGCAACTCCGAGCACCACCACGCGGGCCGCAACCGGGCCGACATGCGGGCCCTCAGCGCCATGATCGACGGGGAGCTCTGCCTCTACCGCGACGTGCGCATCGTGGGCCCCGTCCCCGGCGTCCTCGTCGGCGACGCCTTCAACTACCGCGCCGAGCTCCTCGTCGTCGGCCTGCACTGCCACACCCAGGCCGGCATCGGCTACGTGCCCGCCAGCAAGCTCGACGAGGGCCACCCGGTCGCCACGAGCATCGTGTCCTCCGGCGGGTACCTCGACGACCACGACAACGGGGACGTCTTGATGTACACGGGGAGCGGCGGCCGTCCGCGCAACGGCGGTGACCACCTCTCCGACCAGGAGTTCCAGCGCGGCAACCTCGCCCTCGTCTACAGCTGCAAGTACGACGTCGAGGTGCGCGTCATCCGCTGCCATGACTGTGACGCCAGCCCCAGCGGCAAGCTCTACGTCTACGATGGCCTCTACAAGGTCGAGTCCTTCGCCTACGGCCCCGGCAAGTCCGGCCACGAGGTCTGCCAGTTCAAGCTCGTGCGCCTGCCAGGCCAGGACGCGCTCGGCAGCAACACCTGGCGCTCCGCCAGAGACCTCACCGACGCGCTCGTCGCCAAGATCCGGCCGCCCGGCTACCTCACGATGGACATGTCCAAGGGCAAGGAGGCTGTGCCCGTCCCCGTCCGCAACACGGTGGACCACGACGTCTCTCCCCTCGAGTTCGTGTACCTCGCACGCCCAGAGTTCCGGGCGCCGCCCAAATCTGTGAGTCGCGTCCACAAGTGCTGCATCTACTCCAAGACGGCGTGCAGCGAGATGTCGTCCAAGTGCGCGGCGTCCGGCTGCGCCTGCGTGAAGAGGAGCGGCGGGGGCGGCCCGGCGTACAGTGCCGACGGCACGCTCGTGAGGGGACGGCCGGTGGTGTACGAGTGCGGCGCGAGGTGCGGGTGCCCACCCGGGAGCTGCCCCAACCGGGTGACGCAGCGGGGGATGAAGCACCGGCTGGAGGTGTTCCGGTCCAAGGAGACGGAGTGGGGCGTGAGGACGCTGGACCTGATCCAGCCGGGCGCCTTCCTCTGCGAGTTCACGGGGGACGTGCTCCCCGCGGATCAGTCCCGCATTGCCAACGCGGATGCAAATGCCAGGACCGGCGCGTCGACGGAGGAGTGGGGAGGCATCGTCGACCCGAGGAAGTTCCCGCCGAGGTGGAGGGAGTGGGGGGACGCCCCCGCGGCCGTGCTTCCGGACGACGGCGAGAAACCACCCCGGTTCGCGCAGTGCCCGACGCCGGGGTACGTGATCGACGTGTCCACGAGGAGGAACTTCGCGGCCTACATCAGCCACAGCGGCGCACCGAACGCGTTCGTCCAGCTGGTGGTCCGCGGCGACGAGGACGAGTCGTACCCCCACCTGATGGTGTTCGCCATGGAAACCATCCCACCCATGCGCGAGCTCAGCATCGACTACGGCGTCGATCAGTGA